CAGTTGACAAATTTTGTTTGCATatggtaaaataattttatgtaataattgacatttttttagaaaatgactgtcgatttctgcaatttgaagtttaatagacaatttggagaaatgttctgctcacccagagctagccctgtttatGACAAGTTTTACAAAGTACCTCACCAATGACAGTATAATGCTACCATCAGTGGTTATCAGCCATTGAACACGTTATTTTGGCACATGATCTAAGGTATGCCAGAAGAAATCTGCTGCATTAGTGCAgtctactcttttctattagcagaagtgtcttttaaatatatgtgctcttgaacaccactagagcaattttatttataaatcatcggctattggcatttgataattctgacatatagtcttagagaggaaacctgccacatttttcaattggtagcaagggatcttttatatgcatcatcccacagatagtaTGGTACATACCACACCTTTGTAATACCAGCTATGGcatactggttggaatgagaaatagcacaatgacTGTGACTAGTTATGGAACAGTGACTGAAACTTGAGGGGAAAAATTGCAATAGCTCTATTGAGTATtggttgtttggttggttggtagGTACTTCAAATAATCAAATGGACCTCAATCCTGCTCCAGttgttaataaaagaaaacttacACTGTAAACTCTCTCTTAGTCCTCGAATGGCCTCTCCGCATTTGTCACGACTCAGCAAGTCTTCGCCATTGTAACTGTGAGCCTGAAGTAGAAATGTTATACTGCAACACATCAATCAAAGAAACTAATAACAGTACTAGTAGACAAAACATCAACTTAATTAAGTATCTCAACTACCATAGATTGGAGAAAACTTgaagtgttttcttttttatagatacattacctgtcctcaaacaagagtactcccctcccccaccacttCCTGTTCTCTGTGCGATGTGCTCAGGGAAAAACAAGGAAGTTATAGTCACGTGACCAGAACTaggagcatacagtagaagaatttaggccatcccattggcttttGGGATGATCGGGCCAGACTACTAGCCgtaggggagggggaggaaagaagtgcacttgtttgaggacaggtaatgtggaAAAGAAATTGTTTGTTAAAGGCTTTAGATTCCACTAAAGTCAAGGCTATAAACATTGTGTCCAAAATATGTATGCCTAAAATAATCGTGCCCAAACATGTTGATCTTAAAACAGCTGACCTTAATAACACTAAAATGTTAAtctttaattagattaaaacaacttgaaatgcatttctgaattcTCAGAACTCTTCTAgttgttaataacattactaaGCTGCTAAAAAGACCTCTGTActcataacaaacaaaaaacatgccGAACCCTACTAAAGCCCTGTTGGTGAATACaatcttttttaaaactaaataagatttttttaaatatatatatttatagttttgtttaataaaaaaatatagtaataattagtttatttataattttaaatatagtaaaaGATGTGACTAAGACaaaagttttattaatttagcACTTGTTTGTGAAAAAGCAGAGTTTATTGGAAAACATAGCATGTATAGAAATGTAACTcccatattacaaaaatactaTAAACTCATATTACTAATTCCTAgataaaatgaagtaaaatattcTGTCATAGACTTACATATGCAGTGTAAAAGTTGGATTTTAACTGGAAATATTTCCTCCATTTGCCAACAATCTTCACATCCAAACTAGATAGCGAGTCATCTGAAACATTACAGACAACATACCAGATATCAGTCTAGTAATAAACAATATTCTATTGTGTGTGAACTCTGTGGTCCAACAAATCAATGACATTGTGTGcattagaataaaataaaagttgaaaataaatTCACTAGCAAAGACACATGttcaaatagaaaaatattaaaCCTGTTGGGACTTTCTTTTTGCATcacaaccagtgtcccatgagtggtatgtcaaaggttgtggtatgtgctgtccaatTAGCAGGAAAGAGCATACACCACGTAAATAATCCCATGCTTCTATCTGGCAATCTAGACAAAGGTTCATAATAACCATACATTAGCTACGAaacagccataatttaaaacatattactacATGTTTTTCTTTGAAAGGAAAGGACACCTCATAACATTATATAAGTAAAAGATTTAGAAATATAATTCAACCATACAGTTCATTAGAACGTCAAATTCTTTGTACCTGCCCTCTGGTACATCTGTCCTGTCTCACATGCCAGCGCTGCTATCAAATTGTTGGAGTGCTTCATTTCCACAGCTCGAGCCAGAGTGActagaaacaaaacacaaccaACATGAAATGGTTGTTACACATAGctaattgtgtatttaaaaaaatatatacagataCCCACAGGATCATGTAAAAAGTCTGCTTTTAAGTAGTATCCATTttagagaaggaaggaaaggaatatcAAGCaagttctttaccactgggctatgtcccacccccagGTTAGAGAGGTCACGTTCTGtagtgatatttaaaaagagaccACGAAAAACATCCAGTTTGAGGGAATTCAAGTTTACAgtgggtccagttttgaggttTTTCAGTGTATAGACAATTATACTTAATAATTAGTTAAAACAAgcaattaatgaaataattgcATTAGCCAATATTAAATTTATGCTATACAACCATCACATTTTATAAACCATATCCATATGTATGAATAGGTGTGATACAATGCAATATGTATGACAAGGTTTCTTCTGATCCCTCACCCACATTAATAAAGACCCATAAGCCTATTTTGGCAAAGGTTGAAATTCCTGGTAAACAAAGCTATAAGACTAACTTTCCTGAGCCTCTGCAGTGCACTGGTTGATGTAAGCGTCTAACACACGACTATCCGTGTCCGTGGCAGGGGTACTGTTGTCTTCCAGTCGACCACACAGTTCATTCTGAAACAACAAAGTCAGTTCAGTAAGTGGAATGTGGAACAATGGACTAGATACACGCCTTGTGTTGGTGGTTTCcaatgtcatataaccataattaaaatgtgttgagtgcaatattaaataaaacatttctccctCTTTCCTTCTTGTTAGTGGTCAATcctagtggtgtagtggttaagcgaTCAACCTTAAAGGTGTATTCTCCAAGTTACAAGTGTCATATTTCGCTATTTGTACATTCATGCATCTgttataaataactacaaattaactGATCCTACATAACAATCTTTGtataattaactcaagaatatcataattataatgtgttgCCAGTCGGCATAACCAGTTTTTTTCTCGAGAATCTctgatgaaaatataaaatacataaaaaatattaatcttcAATCGATTGAAGTTCAAATTCAAACTGTGACATACTGTATTAACCTATAGGTCACccttttttataaaataaatatgtaaaattgtaataaataaattttgtatACACATGTAATTCATGgcataatctttacattttacaagaaattgttttaactattttgggtcaaAATACAACTTTGAGACTGCTGCTTTTTAACTGTACAACCCATTTTAATACACAAAATTTGGTTTATAGTAGCAACTAAATAATatgatgaaaattaataaaatgcctGAAAACTAACCTTGACATATGCAAAATAGCCAGCAGCTATTCTTAAGCATTTGTGAACCTCTTTAGCTTCTTCCATATCTGgtctgaaacaaaaatattcaattaACATGCATCAGTGTGATCTTTATCTCCCCACAGACGAGTCAACCAAAAAGTTACttaaaatgaaatacatgtattaatatttcaaaggatACCCCTccaccaaaacccccccccccaaaaaaaaaccccaaacatatGTAatctcagtatattttattatttacaaaagaaacaaatgcaCTTTGTAATGCTTATTGTGATTGTATCAGTTTGTACAATGCATCTTTATCAATTGTTCTTAGTCTTTAAAACTAACTAGTTTAGCAGTGCATACCACATGTCAGAATATTTGAGATACCTACTAACAATGTACTTTAAGTCAATGATATTTTGATCTTTGTATCCAATCCaaggaaatgtgttaatttTACAGTCTCTTAAAAAATGGACTTACTGAAGAATTATACTCTGTACGAAAATCCAAAAATGGgaaaatataaattgtgaaGAAAGTAATAAAGTGAAGaattataattgttaaaaacaataaatccaTTATTAGAACCACAACAAAACTTAGatgttaacaattttaaaaataaaacaacttactCTTCTTTTGCTGCAAGTTTTGCTGCGTGCTTTGTATACCATAAACCAACATTGATCAACATGGAGATGAACTCATACACTGCATCGTAGCATTCcctaaacaacaaataaaacaatatggaAAAAAACTTGATGGCTTAGATTAAATTGGAACAAGGAAAAAAGGCGTCCGAATCAAATCAgcgaaggaagttacagtcacgtgaccagaACAGGAAGAAGAGTTTAgaccatcccattggctgttgggatgttcagaccagactactatccttagGGGAATAAGCATTTGTTTGAGGCCAGGTGAAGTaggaaagaaaatgtattttaagaaGGTATATCACATTCTTCTAAATCTTTTCCCCAAGAACAAATCAGTTTATGATTCCACTggataaaaacaatattgtgatatttttcatgaaaaaagaaaataatttcttcatccattcattcaattGCAAACAATAATTGCATAAATAGTTATTTAGTGACTACAGAGAATTGaatttacatgtacttatatctACAGTTGTATACTAATAGGAACACAAACAGATGACATAAATTTGTAAAAGTGAATTATCATCACTTTAAATATCTATCACTCCATGGCTatagttcaaggagaataaaTTTTAGCACCCCTTTGcaggcacattttaaacaaaccaattaaatatcaatgcttAATAATGTAATACTAGTATCTCAAATGGTTACCCAGAATTTAATTTAGGTGAGCaattaaaacgtttgtttaatgacaacactagagcacattaattaatcatcggtaactggatgtcaaacatttggtaactctgacagtTTTACAgagaaaacatgctacatttttccattagtagcaagggatcttttatatgcactttcctacagacaggaaagcacataccacagcctttgaccagttgtggtgcattggttggaacaagaaaaaacccaattagttgaatggatccaccaaggtggttcgatccagcaacacaagcacctcaggcgagcactcaaccaactgagctaaattccacccCAAGAGCAATTACTGATACCCCTCAATTTGCTTTATGGTGAGGTCTGATAAATAAACACTTACGTGGGTGTATTTCCCAGAAGAGTGTTGGTCCATTTAAAACCTAAAACTTTCCTCAGTTTGTTCTCTGGCTCGTCTGGATCAATTGGCTGGAACAGTCCTTGGAGTAATCCGAAGTATTCACTGCTAGTCTTGTCAACAACAGGACGCTCATGGTTCGGATCTGTCAAAAGATCTAGCAGCTGATTGCGAAACAAACGCAAGTCACTggtaaaagaaaggaaagcagaaaacatttaatttaaaaatgttgatTAGCGACAATTCTAgtgaattgaaaattgattagaaactactgtttaatattttaaaattgtctggCAATCTCTAAAACTTGTGTAGCAAAATCACgacatgata
This DNA window, taken from Gigantopelta aegis isolate Gae_Host chromosome 4, Gae_host_genome, whole genome shotgun sequence, encodes the following:
- the LOC121372334 gene encoding BRO1 domain-containing protein BROX-like, coding for MAYWFHRNPLKATAPKTFELHGVSTSDQTRKIFSDLRLFRNQLLDLLTDPNHERPVVDKTSSEYFGLLQGLFQPIDPDEPENKLRKVLGFKWTNTLLGNTPTECYDAVYEFISMLINVGLWYTKHAAKLAAKEEPDMEEAKEVHKCLRIAAGYFAYVKNELCGRLEDNSTPATDTDSRVLDAYINQCTAEAQEITLARAVEMKHSNNLIAALACETGQMYQRADDSLSSLDVKIVGKWRKYFQLKSNFYTAYAHSYNGEDLLSRDKCGEAIRGLRESLQLYEKAQVLCKEYASTKGPGTTARPENHIFFRRLGPVVKRTMDKVERENGLIYHQKVAFDAPLLEMKATYGLVSPEEFQPPSLNPLWTVENYKKFDTTRAPKPVKKGEKSETLPEVKEKEIPMSDKDPKTLSGCVLS